The following are encoded in a window of Citrobacter freundii genomic DNA:
- the rimL gene encoding 50S ribosomal protein L7/L12-serine acetyltransferase: MPEVIPVSDTLELRAVEEQHVTPLHQLVLKNKRWLQQSLNWPQFVESEDDTRKNVQGNMMLHQRGYAKMFLIFEQQNVVGVISFNQIEPLNKAAYIGYWLDEEHQGKGILSRALQAFIQHYAQRGEIRRFIIKCRVDNRESNQVAQRNGFLLEVCLKQAEFLNGEYHDVNLYARIIDCASE, encoded by the coding sequence ATGCCAGAAGTCATCCCCGTCAGCGACACGCTGGAACTGCGGGCAGTCGAAGAGCAACACGTCACGCCATTGCATCAACTGGTACTCAAAAATAAGCGCTGGCTGCAGCAGTCGCTGAACTGGCCACAGTTTGTCGAATCCGAGGATGACACACGCAAGAACGTGCAGGGCAATATGATGCTGCACCAGCGCGGCTACGCCAAAATGTTCCTTATTTTTGAACAGCAGAACGTGGTGGGGGTGATCTCGTTTAACCAGATCGAACCGTTGAACAAAGCTGCCTATATTGGTTACTGGCTGGATGAAGAACATCAGGGGAAAGGCATACTGTCCCGGGCGCTACAGGCGTTTATTCAACATTACGCGCAGCGCGGTGAGATCCGCCGTTTTATCATTAAATGCCGGGTAGATAACCGTGAAAGCAATCAGGTCGCACAGCGCAATGGTTTCCTGCTGGAAGTTTGTCTGAAGCAGGCGGAGTTCCTCAACGGTGAGTACCATGATGTGAATCTCTACGCCCGTATCATTGATTGCGCCTCAGAATAA